Below is a window of Ornithodoros turicata isolate Travis chromosome 7, ASM3712646v1, whole genome shotgun sequence DNA.
TCATGCCAAAACAACTCCCACTTTTGTGCCACTTGCGTCAGTGTGAGGTACAGTTGGAGGACAAGAATGAAAGTGGCGAAGAAAAAGGCTGCGAGTGCTGGTCGATAAAACGCATAAAACGATCCTTCGCTTTCACTGCTAGATGGTCGTGTTGCAAGATGTTCAGCGCATTGAATCAAAATGAAGTATTTCCCGCGTATGCTGTCGTAAGTAGTTTTACGTATACTTCAGTGTCACAGTATGTCGTCGGCCATATATGGCAACGAAAACCGtacaccagggttgcggaatgggcacacccattccattccaattccattcccaggaatggagatttgtgataattccattcctttcaattcctcggaatggaaaagggtggtcaattcccactcctggaatggctcggcaaccccattccattcctttaattccacaaaaaaaaaaaaaaagaaaagcaaggaagaaaacGCATGCATGACacctttgaggcttatgccttaaaacgtaaatgtaacagagtaatgccattacttcccACCTCTGCCcccccagaccattccattccactTCCATTCCTGAGAAAAAGGGCCTAATTGCATTCCCACTCCGTTCCTAGGACAATAttcgccattccattccaattccattccaggctctgataaatctggaatgattccggaatcattccaactccgcaGTGGCAACTCCGCAGCATTGCCGCACGCCACTGCATGAAATACTAACCACAGCCTGATAGGAAAACACAGAGCAGTATACAACAACAGCAGGCAAACCCTATCAAATCGGGATCAGATGTCAGGCAAGGAGACTTCTTCGTACACGCTTAAAaaagaactttaccgcatagcactctcctagccaaccatcacctcaaatgatatcgttatctgctctgatttcttgaaaacagggggcgtacgcctttttttgtgacacttatgctgttcataatcgtcacaaaaaaggcgtacgcctcccgttttcaacaaatcagggcagatatcgatatcattcgagatggtggttggctaggagcgtgctatgcggagaagttcattttcattttcgGTGGTTcgtcacccccacccccaccaacaacaacatttttaagagtgtacctctcCGGGCGTCCTTGCTTTGTATTCCTGAAATGATGgtgttacacacacacacacacacacgaaaaaaaaaaaaaaaaaactagagaAAAGGACAGCATAGTAAATGAGGTACGCAAATGGATGATTACATTCGACATTGCCCCTGGCTGGCAAACTGAGACCCAATGAAGTAGGTCCTAGACTCAAACAACGCTGAAGACTGAAAATACGACGTCATGCTCCTTCAAGAACGTGTCAGGCTAACAGCCACAACTAGCACACCAGGGCTGCTGCTTTTTTAAACTCGAAGACATTGTTCTAAAAATATCGCAACGGCGATCCGAAGTTCTTTGCACGTTCTAGACATGCGAACTGATGACGACAGCGAGGCATCAGCCCTTCCTTTATCTCCGCGCCTCCGTTCCTGGCTCGATAGCTATCTAAGACGACATTGAAGGAACAGGAGCCTCCACCTCTCCAAGAAGCGTGCGGGGAAATCGGCACAGATTGATCGGCGCGAAGAACTGGGCGGTGTACAAATGGAGGTCAGTGGCAGCACATAATCGTATGAACGGACAGCGGGCAGCTATGTGATCAATGGCATGCCACTCGCATCCATCCGCGAGCCGTGTCTCTATTGCTCACGTTCCATTCCCGGTCTTTCACAGGGAACAAAGGGATGTCGCTGCCGAAGTTCGCCGTGCGCTATACTGGGCCTGGTATACGTTTGTTGGCCCCATGGGAGAGTTTGTGTATGAGATGTGCAGAGAATCGGTTCCCGAGAAAAGTGCCGTGAGGAGCTTTGGGAAACGGGGAGCTGTCATGATCCTTGCCGATTCTATAGGCTTTAATTTACTTTTGGATACATACGCAGCTTGGTCTGATGTAACAGCGTGCGCTGAATGGTTCCAGGTGACGCACTATAGTAGCTCGGGCCAATGAAACAGTATGGATGGATCATACGCCGATGAATGAAATATGCTGTTACCTTGATAGTGATGCGAAAGGAATGGTATTTATACGCCGCGTCGTTCGTGACTTATGCGCGAACGAGACCGCAGTTTACGGTTTCTCAAGAAGGGCGGCAATACGGAGCGGtctgtcattggtctcctcaaacgatttacCGAATCGTGGCGCGTGCTCGAAGCACTTACGGAAGCTCTCGAGGACGCCACTGAGAAATCCCCTCAatgttcgtgcaagcgggcccagaaTTAACTGTCATCTGCGTTCCTATTAATTTTTTTTCGAGTAGTGTGCCTGAATAGCGGCTCCCTCTGGGAGCTAGAAGGAGCAGAAGTGAGGGACACAGTATGTCCCCTgggcgacttcagggggaactgtgccgacattcgtccggaaagtctgccggaaaacgaCACCAAAGCCGgggcggggattcgaacccgcgtcccctcccagtctcggcgtggaaagcggtcatcctaaccactatgctacGGGAGCTTGTTTTTGACGGGCACGTTGAAGCACTATAGTTCACAGTTCCGAAACAGCTGAAGAGCCTCTCGCGGACGACATTGTTTGGTGATAGAGCGTGCTTGAGAGCGTTGGGACGGAATTGGTGGAGGAGCTGCAGGTGTCCAAAGTTGCTGTGCAGATTTTCCAGCTCTGTGCTCTCGGTACGGTGTTACGCTCCGTAACATCGAAACATTTCATGAAAATTTTTATGTGCCATCCACGTAATAAACGATCCGAAAGACGTAAttctacgtaaaaaaaaaaaaggtaccaTAGAAGGAACGAAGATGGTATCACAGCACGCTGACACGGTTCATGGCCCACATACTGATCATCCCATAAGGAACATTGATTAATAGTAAAACATCATGTCAGCCCACGATCTGGCAGTATAGGATCGTAGCGCAAGATAACTATCCTAGTTTAAGTTTGCACATACATATACCTGCATCGAAACTGTACATGCGTATTTCAAGGAAAATGGGAGTAACCCCGCAACCTGAGCATACAAGTTGCCTTGTCAGTGACGCACCTACCAAACGTAGTGTGGTTATTTCCGAGCTGTTTCCCACCACAATATAACGGCATGTTGCTCCTTCGACGGCgtgacggcatgtttgctgATTATGCATCCTAGGTAGACATCGCAGAGAACATTCATCCTAAAGCATCTGAGAAACACCAGACAGCATAGCTGGTGACGGGTCGCGAACCAGCTCCCTGTCACCGCGCGCGAGACGTAACAAATCCTCTCGACAATCCGCTCCAAAATCCAGTCTGAACTTCTTCTTCTCCATGAACCTGAAATATTAAAATTATTTCGTGTCACTTCAGCAACTTTACTTTCCAGCAAAACGGCGTCTGGTTGGGATAACAACAAATTttagttgatgatgatgatgattggaattTTACTGGCGTACTAGCAACTAGGGCCATAGACAAATTTTAGTAGGTCAGAACCAACTCTGCGAAAACGATATACCTTAAAGGAAGAGGTCATATCAAAGTTTTGCAACGTGATGTGACGTACCTAAAAGGAATGAGCCGACCGGCTTATCGTGTCTGCTGAACGAAGTACTCAGTAGCCCCACTAATACGATTTTTCCCGAATGACATCTGGCGAAACTGCAGCCACATACACGTCTTCCGCAAGAGACTCGCTCCACGGTTACTTCGAAGCACTGTGTCGTCTGTCGCACACTGAGGAAGTTTGTTGTCCGCAAAGGTTAAGTCATGAATGATGATTCTAATGCAGTGTTCCTTGCTGTTTCTCTCCAGGTGACGTCGCTGTGGTCACTCCTCCTCCTGAGTGCACTTTCTTGCAATCTCGCCTTTGCCACCTCTGCGGCGCCTGAGGTAACAGTCACGACTCCAACGCGCACAGACCAGGACGCCAAAGGTTCCCTCGGCTTGGTTGTTACTGCAGAGCCCTCTACAACGGTGAGAAGATTATTCAGGTGTTATAAAGATATCGGTCACGATAAAGTACTACAGGTACAGACCATACAAAACGGTCCCAGCACCCAGGTAGAAGTTCTTGCGATCGCCGCTTCGTGAAGGATTTGGTTCAAGTTGGAACTGTTCACCATCACATGatttgccgaaaccgcggctACTGAATTGGATTGAATATATGAAGGAATATATAAAGATGCTTATTCTACAAACGCGGATCCGTCTATTCCATGACGGGTAAACCGTCAGAAGGGTTGTACGTGCGCGCATAGCAAGCAGGTGACCATAATTTAAAGGTCATTTCCTCTCCTTAATAATACAAAGTAGCTGTTCTAGCGGCTACTATCGTAACCAACCCTTAACCCAGCTCCTCCGTAGACGATTGCCGTATATCCATGTTTCTTTTTGTACTAGTAAGTATAGTGTTAGTGATTCGTCCATTCCGCAGACTCTTTCGTACATTGCATTTCATTATGATCCTGCACGTTTtttcatctttcttttttttttttcagcagtcTCATCCTACGGGACAAAATGGGGGTACTTTGCCGTCTACAACCACCAAAGGAAGCACGCCCTACCGCAAAAGCGAATACACTATTAACGAAAAGGGTTACCGAGCTGTTAGTCCAACGGGAACAAGCATCACAGAGGTGCCAGCTGCGCCAAGTTCGTCACCATCTTACACAACAAGAGCCACCCAAGAGGAAGTAAAGGCGACTACTTCAGCGACTCGCTGGAACGCTAGGCAACCCAAGCATACGGGCACCGCAGCTCTGAGACCATCCCAGAACAGCAAAGTGTTTTTCGATTCCAAAGTACCCAAGAGGAAATCTGGTAGTGGCTATGAAATCCCACGAGCATCGTCGATTCCAAGGGGAGCAGAAATTCAGCGGAAGACGACAGCTAGACCTGTGCAGTCAAGAACAAGGGCACCGAAACTGTACGCGAAATTTACATCCACGGAGCCGACGCTTCCGTTGACTCTAGTACAGAAGAAGAACGGGGAGCCTCAGCCAAGGTCTCCTCTTGCCCCGACGAACCGTTTTCGACAGAGGCCCCTGAGTAGGACGCCAAAGACGACGAAGGTGACCTACAACGAGAAGCCCGCGACGACGACAGTAGAAACGCACGAGTATTCAAAGAAAACCGCGAACGCTCAAGAGATTCAAACAACCGGAACGGCGAATGTTCAAACAAAAGTAGCCCCAGCACCTTACCACGATGAAGACAACGGATATGGAAGTTACAAGCCCCATTTAGGAAGAGTACCTCAGAGGCAAACGCTGAAGACGCAAGCCACCAATCCCCAAGAGCAGCACACGAGAACTGATTATACACAACCAAAGCCTCCAGGAAAGGTGCCGGAGAAAACGCAGGGCCAGACATATAAGTTTAAGACACCTCATTCTAGTCGGTACATGTATTTTGGCAAACAAGCTGGAGCTGCACCGGCGTTGCATACACCGCATCCAACAGTGCAAACGTTCACAACTGAGCACGTCACTGCCGTGCCCGTGGTGAAAACAGCAAAATACGTACCTGTAATCCACACGGGCCACCAGGCTTCCGTGCAGGATAGTTCTGCCTCACAAAACGTAAATAGCAATAGCGACAAGTCACACGACAGCGCGTACAGGATACAAGGAAACCCACAGCAGGGTTCCGTTGACAGTGGCTCAACAGATGGAGCAGCGTACAAGGCCTCGTACGGCACTAACTACAAGCATACAGTCCATCAGCCGACTGGACTAGTGCAAACCGGCCAGCAGGAAACATATGCCCCTGCAACGACTCTGGGGAAAGGGTATAGCTCGCAGATAAGTCACGAACAGCAGCAATATTCCCACCAGATCCCGTCAAGTCATACTCAACATGTGCAACAGTCTCACGTTGTCTATCACCAAGCTAACACTCTGCCGCCAACGCAAACGACTTCGGCTACACCTTTACAGAAGGTCACGCAAACTAGTTACTCCCAACCACTCCAGCCGCCTCAAAGACCTTTCACGGCTACACCTAGCCCGAGTGTGTACGCAACACCGACTGGTCCTCTGCAACACTTGCAAGTCACACGGGGACACCTGAACGCTCATCAAGTGGCCGTGCCCGTCGTGCACGGTGGAAACGCGGTTCCGGTTCTTCAAGCACCATTTCCTTTGCCTCATGGAGGCCAAATAGCTCACGACGGACGGGCCCTGCTTGTTGAAATCAACAATGGGTACCGCGGGACACCACAACAAGGGCAGTTGCTCAACCATCCAGTACACCCTGCTGGACAGCCCCAGCTGTTCCAACAAGTCAGGCAGCAGGGCCCGTTCGTTCAACAGTACGTTGGGCATCCAGGATTCCAGCATCTCCAAAACGTTCGACAGAATCAAGGTTTCCGTGTTCCAGTCATGGCATTCTCGCCTCCGAGGCACGTGGCCCCCCAGCAGCCTTCCGTGCTCTCAAACCTTGGCCAGTCCCTGCCCCAAGTACAACAGCCGTTCCTTTTCGGGGGGCCAACagttcagcagcagcagcagcagccgtTGCGACAACAGCAGAACCAATTTTTCATTCCAGAAAACGGAGTGTTCCAGAAAATCCTTACACAAGGACCTGTGCCACTTGAACTTAAAGTACAACCACTGTACGGCTCTAACCAGCCAGAAGCTAAAGAGCAGCTGAAGGTGGGACAAACAGCGAAGAACTTTTTGTCCACGGCGAATCAGGCTACAGGTAATCAACAGCAAGCTGTGACACAGGGGGCCAACCAAGAACAAATAGCTGCCGTAAACATGCTCGTTGATGCTGCGAAGAAGGCCCTGCTGTCGGCTGGGAACTTCCCGAATCAAGATGTGTTCTTCGTGGATGCTACGCAGGTAGGTTTCCTATAGTTTGATAGCCCCAAGTCTCGGCACCAGATTGCTCAAGCTGACCATAAAAGCGATGTAAATTCAAATATTCGAGAGAATAGGCACAAAGGATGGTCCTTTCACTGACGACGCCGAATGCCAATGGAAACGTTGTACCAACATAAGGTGTTCGGATGTGATGCAAAACGCGCGTTATATTAGCTGCTAATGTTCTCAATGCGAAATGTACAGGGTACGATAAAGGTTCTTACACAGGGCGTCTGTTTTTATCCCTTACAgagttttaatttttttttctaataaaAAAGCGGTGAGAGCAGCATCGATGTCGTTGActcggccaggcggacatcctctcgaagagagtatgtaaccaCACGATGACTACtaaacctctccctgtttgtaaacaaatgacgtcatagtgttcgacagcgccaccaatttggtagagttgaactacgctcgaagctaggggcgaacaaggtcgcgcccgaatgccacggccttgaggggattacgaatttacgatggtccctgaaagggacgcgaccttcggttctacttttctttcagtaggaggaggcgaacaagtgcccattcgtggcacccagccctcccctttcgatttgtttcggtttcagtctgtctaccgacgtcatgatgaaatttctcgggtagaggtctattacctaaaattcattacttCACTATTCTCTTTAATTAGAGAATTCCGACCAAAAGCGAGACAGCAGAAAGGGAGACAATCCCCGTTGAAAGGCATTCTATGTTTCAAAAATTCTGGAATGAGCGCGCCGTGAAATATCAATCGCTGAAATGTGCGATGCaaataaaccgaaaccaaagcAGCTCCCCTCAAGAGCGCATCACCGTCGTCGACGGGGGCTTATCTGGGCCGTAAAGCcgtaaaaacaaataaaaaagtaaCCGGAGTAGCCGGTAATTGTAAAGGTAAATTGTAGCCGGTGAACGTAATCAGCGCGTGCTCCAATCACCTCCGTCGCTCTAAGGCACATGTCCCTGTGACCTGGAATGAGCACTGTGCTTCCTGCGCGCCCGGTCGGTGcggttctggtttcggctcgtttgcatatcaaaattcggcggTGATATTTCAAGGGACGTGCGCGTTTCAGGGTATAGGAAATCCATCGGACTCGTAAAGAAATGTTAAGGGGAACTGCCTATACTGTCCGGCCAATGTTCCGAACAGAGATTGTTCTTTATCtgggcactgtcctcatcattgtTATGGTATTTAAGGGGCTAGGAATGACGTGTTAAGGGTTTTGAGTATTGTAAGTTTCAATTGTTTTGTTTCAGTTTTTCAGtttgtctttgttttgttttataatcttgtagttacatactgtcCGCCGTCCGCGTCTGACAATGTCCGCCTGGTCGTAAAACTCAAATGCTTCTCTCAAAGcttgtttttttaaataaaaaaattgcaaagcatcataaaaaacgccctgtataagATTATTTCACATATGACGGAGCAACGCGAAGAGGACAATGACGGACACGGACAGCGATATGCGCAACTGGTTTATTCAGCACAAATCCAACGACGACTAGCCAGGCAGGTCTTGTCGGATTTGTGTTCAATAAACCAGTTGCTAGTGTAAAGCTGCCCGTGTCCCTCACTGTCCCTTCGCGTCGCTCCGTAATGTTTCATACTAGCCAGCACGTTCTGCATCTCTTGTAAGATTATTTCAGTAGTGCAGTGTCACATGCTCAGGCCTGACAGGCTCTTCCGTAAAATTGTGCTTTATAATGACCTTTTTAAATGCGTCTGCTTCTTTAAGGACGAATTACCTGCTTGCAACTGGAGgctctgcactctaagaaaaaagggtgtgaaaaggtggtaacttctatagttaccacctaggtcaacatagcgtctgataaagggtctaaacggggggatatgtttaatgctgaaaaaaaagggggggaagggTTAGTCATGATATAGGCTTGCTAACGCCTAGTCTTGTAGCGTAACCTTGTAGGCTTGATGTAGGCTTGGTGGTAAAAGCGTAGTAAaagcaattaccatatatccaaatttctacaaaaaggcgtacgcccccctcgttCACTGAATCAggagcggtaaccctatcactcGTATGTAGCAGGtcgaactttgcaaccttttaggcacaacatatgcgacaactattacctcctaaaaggtgcaactgctccacccttttttctaagagtgtacacgtGCAACCAGAACCCCCACGTCCCCTACAAGGGGAAGTCCCATATTGCCAAAGTACAAGCAGAACGCACGTGTGGTTCAAACTTTCTGGATGATCAGTTAGTTATTCATCACGGCTCCGCTTTATTCCTAAGCCTAAGTTTCTTAACGGCGCTCGGTATACGTATATTCGATGCTTGAGGTTTCACTGAAATTTCATTAACAACACGAAAAATTGTTAGCGTACAAAAAAGTTATATAGTTTGCACTGTTACCAGGATACTTCAGCTTGTTCGTCATCGTGCAACAGAAACATATTGGACAGTCTGTTCCTGCCAATCCGGAGATTAGCATGTTTAAAATCGATGAACCGATTCCGTACGTCCAGCTTTGAACGTTATGTGGCCAATGAGTGGAGCACTATGTCAGATATGGTCAGCGTTTGCGAGTCATGGATTACGTCTTCTGTCCCTGTCAATAACAGCAAGCTCTGTTCCAGAACGGTCAGCTCCCCCCTAACGTTCTGCAAGCCGTGCAGCAGGCG
It encodes the following:
- the LOC135399724 gene encoding mucin-2-like; translated protein: MVSDGNIGGSRLEAVPSTFSYWLYVSTTCKVTSLWSLLLLSALSCNLAFATSAAPEVTVTTPTRTDQDAKGSLGLVVTAEPSTTQSHPTGQNGGTLPSTTTKGSTPYRKSEYTINEKGYRAVSPTGTSITEVPAAPSSSPSYTTRATQEEVKATTSATRWNARQPKHTGTAALRPSQNSKVFFDSKVPKRKSGSGYEIPRASSIPRGAEIQRKTTARPVQSRTRAPKLYAKFTSTEPTLPLTLVQKKNGEPQPRSPLAPTNRFRQRPLSRTPKTTKVTYNEKPATTTVETHEYSKKTANAQEIQTTGTANVQTKVAPAPYHDEDNGYGSYKPHLGRVPQRQTLKTQATNPQEQHTRTDYTQPKPPGKVPEKTQGQTYKFKTPHSSRYMYFGKQAGAAPALHTPHPTVQTFTTEHVTAVPVVKTAKYVPVIHTGHQASVQDSSASQNVNSNSDKSHDSAYRIQGNPQQGSVDSGSTDGAAYKASYGTNYKHTVHQPTGLVQTGQQETYAPATTLGKGYSSQISHEQQQYSHQIPSSHTQHVQQSHVVYHQANTLPPTQTTSATPLQKVTQTSYSQPLQPPQRPFTATPSPSVYATPTGPLQHLQVTRGHLNAHQVAVPVVHGGNAVPVLQAPFPLPHGGQIAHDGRALLVEINNGYRGTPQQGQLLNHPVHPAGQPQLFQQVRQQGPFVQQYVGHPGFQHLQNVRQNQGFRVPVMAFSPPRHVAPQQPSVLSNLGQSLPQVQQPFLFGGPTVQQQQQQPLRQQQNQFFIPENGVFQKILTQGPVPLELKVQPLYGSNQPEAKEQLKVGQTAKNFLSTANQATGNQQQAVTQGANQEQIAAVNMLVDAAKKALLSAGNFPNQDVFFVDATQNGQLPPNVLQAVQQATGGGVNVVALKNAFSGQKNLQPGPVPTNVKVSDKLNVQLSGLVVPHHEAVGKHVHSGHEGKLNFNEPLNLHIPIGELPPRPAVNVRIKGPDGRISQVLVPLHDATKHQSNPSNAYQKHSTFQASPFQGSRGFHDIPAPNLSFKDGPQLGSSSNQISIGGVPLQGFQGQEGNVRLIEGMQLAELPFLNQDALAGAEIIHLKAS